The following coding sequences are from one Triticum aestivum cultivar Chinese Spring chromosome 5A, IWGSC CS RefSeq v2.1, whole genome shotgun sequence window:
- the LOC123108453 gene encoding pollen allergen Phl p 1, which translates to MASSSSSVLLVAVVLAAVVCGAHGIAKVPPGPNITASPASYGNKWLDAKTTWYGKPTGAGPKDNGGACGYKEVDKAPFHGMTSCGNIPIFKDGRGCGSCFELKCTKPEACSGEPTMVTITDKNEEPIAPYHFDLSGHAFGSMAKKGEEQKLRDAGEVEIKFRRVKCKYPAGTKVNFHVEKSSNENYLALVIKFLQGDGDVVGVDIKQKGEDKWTELNESWGAVWRIDTPHKLIGPFSVRYTTEGGTKTVVDDVIPKGWKPDTSYEAKGGY; encoded by the coding sequence AtggcttcttcttcctcgtcggtgCTGCTGGTTGCGGTGGTGTTGGCCGCGGTCGTGTGTGGCGCGCACGGCATCGCCAAGGTTCCACCGGGCCCCAACATCACGGCGTCGCCTGCGAGCTACGGCAACAAGTGGTTGGACGCCAAGACCACGTGGTACGGCAAGCCGACGGGCGCCGGGCCCAAGGACAACGGCGGTGCCTGCGGGTACAAGGAGGTGGACAAGGCCCCCTTCCACGGCATGACCTCCTGCGGCAACATCCCCATCTTCAAGGACGGCCGCGGCTGCGGCTCCTGCTTCGAGCTCAAGTGCACCAAGCCCGAGGCCTGCTCCGGCGAGCCCACCATGGTGACCATCACCGACAAGAACGAGGAGCCCATCGCCCCCTACCACTTCGACCTCTCCGGCCACGCCTTCGGCTCCATGGCAAAGAAGGGCGAGGagcagaagctgcgcgacgccggcgaggtggagaTCAAGTTCCGGCGCGTCAAGTGCAAGTACCCGGCGGGCACCAAGGTGAACTTCCACGTGGAGAAGTCCTCCAACGAAAACTACCTGGCACTGGTGATCAAGTTCCTCCAAGGCGACGGCGACGTGGTGGGCGTGGACATCAAGCAGAAGGGCGAGGACAAGTGGACCGAGCTCAACGAGTCGTGGGGAGCCGTGTGGAGGATCGACACCCCCCACAAGCTCATCGGCCCCTTCTCCGTCCGCTACACCACCGAGGGCGGCACCAAGACCGTCGTCGACGACGTCATCCCCAAGGGCTGGAAGCCCGACACCTCCTACGAGGCCAAGGGCGGGtactga